One Brevibacillus choshinensis genomic window carries:
- the ahlS gene encoding AhlS family quorum-quenching N-acyl homoserine lactonase — translation MSKPKLFVLDTGRMQMDKGFMVAMHNPASVLNPNPPAEFVEFPVYAVLIDHPDGKILFDTGCNPEGMGEKGRWPKGVQQLFPLAMSEECYLINRLAQLRVRPEDIKYVVASHLHLDHAGCLEMFTNATIIVHENELSNTMKTYAINKDMGAYVWADIDAWVKNGLNWKTIRPKDEEVQLVDGVKILNFGAGHAWGMLGLHVELPGTGGIILASDAVYSAENYGPPIKIPGIIYDSVGFTSTVERIKAYAERTKSQVWFGHDNEQFQKFIKSTEGFYE, via the coding sequence TTGTCAAAACCAAAACTGTTTGTTCTTGACACTGGCAGAATGCAAATGGACAAAGGCTTTATGGTAGCCATGCACAATCCGGCATCTGTGCTCAACCCCAATCCTCCTGCAGAGTTTGTTGAATTTCCTGTCTATGCTGTCTTGATTGACCATCCGGATGGAAAGATCCTCTTTGATACAGGCTGCAACCCGGAAGGCATGGGTGAAAAAGGGCGTTGGCCAAAAGGGGTGCAGCAGCTGTTTCCGCTGGCGATGTCGGAAGAGTGCTACCTGATCAACCGCCTGGCCCAATTGCGCGTGCGACCTGAGGATATCAAATACGTCGTCGCCTCCCATCTGCATCTCGACCATGCAGGCTGCCTGGAGATGTTTACGAACGCGACGATCATCGTGCATGAGAATGAATTATCCAACACCATGAAGACGTATGCCATCAACAAAGATATGGGCGCCTATGTATGGGCGGACATCGATGCCTGGGTGAAAAACGGCTTGAACTGGAAGACGATTCGACCCAAGGACGAGGAAGTCCAGCTCGTAGACGGCGTCAAGATTCTCAATTTCGGAGCGGGTCACGCATGGGGCATGCTGGGCCTGCACGTCGAGCTGCCGGGGACGGGCGGAATCATCCTGGCTTCGGATGCGGTTTACTCTGCCGAAAACTACGGTCCACCGATCAAAATACCGGGCATCATTTACGACTCTGTCGGGTTCACCAGCACGGTCGAGCGGATCAAGGCGTATGCCGAAAGGACGAAATCGCAGGTCTGGTTCGGACACGACAATGAGCAGTTCCAGAAGTTCATCAAGTCGACGGAAGGATTCTACGAATAA
- a CDS encoding zinc-binding dehydrogenase, whose translation MKGKVAVMSEPGKLSFAEYGLPEPGPGAVLVKVVRTNVCGSELHIWQGHHPTKKSGVMGHEMVGEIAALGEGVTTDYAGNPVQIGDRVAAAYFITCRKCAPCQQGQMHLCENAYKHWVKDPEEAPHFHGTFGTHYYLPPDQYFYKVPDNVPDAAAASANCALSQVYFGIDKTGVRCGDTVVIQGAGGLGLNASAVAKEYGATVICIDGVTSRLEKSRQFGADHLIHMSEYDTVEKRVKAVQELTGGKGADVCMELTGVPAALNEGVNLLRYGGKYISIGNISPGQMTSFDPGLMTRKALTIYSYMRYEPWYLNRALHFISKNIEKYPFDELLDAEFDLEDVNIALDKSAAREITRATIVANR comes from the coding sequence ATGAAAGGGAAAGTAGCTGTCATGAGTGAACCAGGCAAGCTGTCGTTTGCCGAATACGGTCTGCCAGAGCCAGGGCCTGGTGCGGTTTTGGTCAAAGTAGTCAGGACGAATGTCTGCGGTTCTGAGCTGCATATTTGGCAGGGGCACCACCCCACGAAAAAATCCGGCGTGATGGGTCACGAGATGGTCGGGGAGATCGCCGCGCTCGGAGAAGGCGTGACGACGGACTATGCAGGCAATCCCGTACAGATCGGGGATCGCGTAGCTGCCGCCTATTTCATCACTTGCCGCAAGTGTGCGCCTTGCCAGCAGGGTCAAATGCACCTTTGCGAAAACGCTTACAAGCATTGGGTAAAAGACCCTGAAGAAGCGCCGCACTTTCATGGAACCTTCGGCACGCACTACTATCTGCCGCCGGATCAGTATTTCTACAAGGTCCCGGACAATGTGCCGGATGCCGCAGCAGCGAGTGCCAACTGCGCACTGTCACAGGTGTATTTTGGAATCGACAAGACAGGCGTGCGCTGCGGAGACACCGTCGTCATCCAAGGGGCAGGCGGGCTCGGGCTGAATGCGAGTGCAGTGGCCAAAGAGTACGGAGCGACTGTCATCTGCATCGACGGTGTGACCAGCCGCCTGGAAAAGTCGAGACAATTCGGGGCCGACCACTTGATCCACATGAGCGAGTACGACACGGTGGAAAAACGGGTAAAAGCCGTGCAGGAGCTGACCGGCGGAAAGGGTGCCGACGTCTGCATGGAGCTCACGGGAGTACCGGCCGCCCTGAATGAAGGGGTCAATCTGCTCCGTTACGGCGGAAAGTACATCAGCATCGGCAACATTTCTCCTGGACAAATGACGTCGTTTGACCCAGGGCTGATGACGCGCAAAGCCTTGACCATCTACTCCTACATGCGTTACGAGCCTTGGTATCTCAACCGCGCCTTGCACTTCATTTCCAAAAACATCGAGAAGTATCCGTTTGACGAGCTGCTGGATGCGGAATTCGACCTCGAGGATGTCAATATCGCCCTCGACAAGTCTGCGGCGAGAGAAATTACCCGCGCCACAATCGTGGCAAACAGATAA